TTCTTGTTTACActgatagaagaaaattcgaCAAACTTCTACCTTCATCTTAGTCTATATTCATATTCGAAGAACTCACACTGTAATTGAATGTAGCATTTAGAAAATTGGCAAGTGAAGTAAATCTATGGgatctttcaatttcaatagCGTTGTTTCGGCAAAAATCACTGCTGATTCCTTCATAGACAAGAACTAACAAAGCGAACCACGGTAGATATCTGAAAAGCTGACTTTTCTTGCTATTTTTAGGACGACATGACAATTCTGCTACACTTTATTCGGTTTTCGAAAAAGTGACGATCcattcaagaatttttttagtagaCTTCTATGAAGTCTTTTCACGAGCTAAAAACTATAAAACCAGTCCGAGAATAAGCTGTGATTCTTGCAAAACTTAAGTAACCTTAAGAGAACAGCTCTTACCTCTTAAGAGTAATTGTGCTTGTAATTCCCTACCACTTTTAAACACGACCGCCTCCACAGCGTTTTCGGGTAATAGGTTTTGGGCTGGGCAGGTtccaaaactaggaaaaactaggaaaactAAAGTCTAGGTGCAGTGCATGGAAGAACGTCACATTCGGGTGTTTGATAGCAGTTCACACAAGCTCTGCAGAACTTCCGCTTCAAACAGGCAGGAACCCTCTGGTTTTATCGAGTTATGCAGTTGAGTGAGTTAAATGACTGTAAAGTTTAAGATGAGGCTAGAATATCTGtcattttcgtggatttttgttACTGCCGGCTGCAGTGGGATTACATGGGATATTTATGGCTAAGCAAAGGGCTACTAAAATTCTCCGACTTCATCGAACCACATTTttcatcaaagaaaatgaaacttaCAGAGCAGCTCATTTTTGAATGTGCTTCATGATCGCCAAAGTAAGCATTTCTTGTGCAGGAAGAGCACTTGATGGggtccaagaaaaaaagcgtaagAAGTTTTCGAATTATAAAGTTTAGAAGTTCATAGGATTGCTTTCCTTCCAACTGAGTCACGTGACAAACGGACAGAAAACCAAGTGATGTCTTGAATATTCACGTTGGTTTTCTTTGCGCGATCACTCCAGTTAAAAGATTGAGATCATAAAAGTGAGAGTTATTGTTATAAAAATTAGTATCAGTCCATCTCTCTAAGAAGGAGATGATCCAGGATTGACAGTCGtatagaaaatattaaaatctAATGAAAAGATCGCTGGTGAGTGCTCTACTCACAGATCACTCGCTCTAATTTTATTGAGGGAATAGATCTCACCTTCTGGAATAGCCCATACGTAGACGAATGAATCGCACAATCTCAAATGTGCTTAGAGTGTGTGAATGATTGCCGCTATCAATCTGAAGAAGTCGTGAAGTTAACATGGATGAAAAGTGCTatcaaattattataaatagaATGTTCCGAGGGGGTTTTGTAATTTCTGAGTCGATTCTTACCCATCTATGTACAGGGCTCAATGAATACGTGAATATTTCGTGTTGATTCTGTTAGTAATATTCCAGAACATAAGGAATGTTCGGTTCCAGGCACCATAATGAATATAGACTATATCATTGTCGGTAAATTAAAAAGTTTTAGCGTGATTGAAATTGTTGTTGTACTAGAGTTCTGCACGGGATCCAGCAAACATCTCTGTCATGGATACTTTTCCTTCACATAggagacgaagaaaaaagaaagagagaagacaAAATTCATGAAGCGAGCTCTCAGAACTGTCATCAGAGACCTCTTGACGTGTGGTTCAGAATtcagaattgaaattttaaagcGATTTTCTGAACAGTATATGCCTCCACAACGGACTACGGCCTCATAGAGGCGTGGGTGGAGGTGATTCTGGGCgtcgaagaaaaaggaaaaaaaagaattgatcaacgccaaacacttCATCTTGCTTCTTACCGTTACGACTTTTATTCAGAATCCTACGACcgctttttgaaatgaaaagtcTGGCTGAAGAAAGTGTTTATTTCTGACTCCGAAGGGAATCAACTAAGATAACAGTAAGAGAAGATAAATGAGAAACACATTCATAAAGAGCACTTCCGGTTTTGAGGTGGGCTTCCCGACGCTTCTATCCTACATTGTCTATTACTGACAAGGCAACATGACATCCTAATAAGGACTACTTCAATTTTAGGACTTTATTTTGCCAAAACAGGAATGCCAGGTATGACTTATTgggttttttcattgttttgaaataaCTTCGAAACACTTCAAGCGAAATGATTGACAAAAATGTCCGAAGGTAAGATAAAAAGCCACAATAATAGATCTTTGTAACAAAGTgtgtcaaataaataatttttgagtttgatcaaaaatgcaacatttttctctctatttcACTATTTCTCATTTATATAAATGGTGCTTACTAGCGTCAGCGTTAGATCTCTCCGCTCAATCGACAAAGTCAGCTACTCAGACTTTTGTGAGGTTGCCGTTAATTTTGAGGTCCAAATGGTGTATAACTGGTATACCGTTCAGAACGTCTGGCTAATGTCTGACTTCAGATGTCTTGCGGTGCTCGAATTATTCGCCCCCATTGAGTAATCAACGAAAGTTTTATGCAATCCATTACCCGCTTAATTAGCGGATCTTCGCATCTTTCGAATATCTACCCTGCGCTTAAACCGACATGGACTGTTAGATGGCCATCTTGCACCCAAGATATAGGCACAAGCGCCAAAATTTATTAtctcgaatccgtcctaaTGCAAACCAAGCTCAGCGCGGATTCGAAATAAGAGATTATTTCGGATCCCTAAGGGATCGATAAATTACCTGACTTATCTGGGGGTAAAAACACTGGATTTATACGTCATCTAGGCCCAGCAAGTCTTTGTAAAGGCTAGTTAtgcgttcatgaacctcaaacgattctgaattgaagttaatTTGGTGaggcatctcaagcggattaaGTAACGCTAGACAGTCTGTCCTTTCAATTCACAGACTATTTAATAATTAGATTCTCATGAGACGGAAAGATGGGGTTTCCGAGATAATGGGAAACGAAATGTGGAATAATGTTTAGGAAGCCAAATTTCCAATTATACTTTTCTTATTGTACCCAGCAGCTTTTGAAGTTCTTGATATCACTGTTGAAAACAATGATTGTCTAATATTTAGATAATCAAGCACTACAGAGAAGAATAAGGGCAGCCAACGAATCGGCGGTTCGTGTGTAATGACTTCGATTAACAGTATTCGTCAAAATTGTAAACAAataacagtgttttttttctgttgatgaAGCTTCCATATCCAAACGACGGCGACGAAGAGATTCGTTTCAGGAAACATTCCGCATAATTCTACGCATCACCGTTGGTCTGCTGATATTTACCATTGTGTTCACACTCTTAATGTTTCTTCACTACAAACGGGCAATAGCCTTATGGCCAAGCCTTCATCCTTATCACACGGCACTGGAGGGTGAAGAAGGTGAAGGAGTAAGCACAGAAGTGTCA
This is a stretch of genomic DNA from Necator americanus strain Aroian chromosome II, whole genome shotgun sequence. It encodes these proteins:
- a CDS encoding hypothetical protein (NECATOR_CHRII.G4391.T1) translates to MPDNQALQRRIRAANESAETFRIILRITVGLLIFTIVFTLLMFLHYKRAIALWPSLHPYHTALEGEEGEGVSTEVSNGNDN